The following is a genomic window from Gemmatimonadaceae bacterium.
CGTCACCGCGCCGATCGACAAGGCCGCGCTGCTCGCCGGTGGCTACTCGTTCCCGGGCCACACGGAGATGATCGCGACCTACACGGGACGCAAAGTCGCCATGATGCTCGCCGCGACTCGGCCTTCTCCGGGGTCGAAGAGTCCGCTGCGTGTCGTATTGGCGACGACGCATCTGCCGCTGCGCGATGTGCCCGCCGCGGTGACGAGCGACGCGCTCGTGTCCGCCGCCACGATCACTCGCAACGGACTTCGAGAGTGGTTCGCGATCGCCGAGCCGAAGATCGCGCTTTGCGCGCTGAATCCGCACGCGGGCGACGAGGGGCGATTCGGCAACGAGGACGACGAGGTCTTACGTCCCGCGGCCGCCGAAGCGGGGATCGCCGGGCCATTTCCCGCCGACACGGTGTTCGTGCGCGCCATGCGCGGCGAGTTCGACGCCGTCATCGCGCCGTATCACGACGTCGGCATGACGGCGATCAAAGTCGCGTCGTTCGGTGCGGCGGTGAACGTCACGCTCGGACTGCCGTTCCCGCGCACGTCGCCCGACCACGGTACAGCGCTCGACATCGCCGGCAAAGGCGTCGCCGATCCGTCGAGCATGATCGAAGCGATCCTCATGTGCGCGCGAATCGCGACGAGAGTCGGAGCGCCGCGGCCGGCCACAGCGCAGTCGTAATTCGCGAAACCTATTTCTTGTCGCTCTTCGTGCTTCGCGCCGTTCGTCCGCCGTTGAGGTTCACGGCCAACGAATCCACACGCCGTCCGTCCATCTCCGTGACGCTGAAGGTCGCGCCGCCCGCCGAAACGCGATCACCAACGGTAGGGAGTCGTCCGAGCGCGCCGAAAATGAAACCGCCGATCGTCGTGTAGTTGTCTTCGG
Proteins encoded in this region:
- the pdxA gene encoding 4-hydroxythreonine-4-phosphate dehydrogenase PdxA; its protein translation is MNVDRKARLAVTLGDARGIGPEIIEKAAASREVREATDLVFVGPSGAGIDVTEQTGSWTPGGSASDAGRFAGRAIERSVALALQGEVDGIVTAPIDKAALLAGGYSFPGHTEMIATYTGRKVAMMLAATRPSPGSKSPLRVVLATTHLPLRDVPAAVTSDALVSAATITRNGLREWFAIAEPKIALCALNPHAGDEGRFGNEDDEVLRPAAAEAGIAGPFPADTVFVRAMRGEFDAVIAPYHDVGMTAIKVASFGAAVNVTLGLPFPRTSPDHGTALDIAGKGVADPSSMIEAILMCARIATRVGAPRPATAQS